From a region of the Laspinema palackyanum D2c genome:
- a CDS encoding STAS domain-containing protein, whose translation MNVVLQPQGNLDLKASAMLQQNIARLAWEKYNRWFIDLGEVTTVSHSGLMALISANQLAKKTGRRLSLCNLKGSVMYLLEITELDGLLDILSDDDEPMEVVDKIVF comes from the coding sequence ATGAACGTAGTCCTTCAGCCCCAAGGAAATTTAGACTTAAAAGCATCGGCGATGCTTCAACAAAATATTGCTCGTTTAGCCTGGGAAAAATACAATCGCTGGTTCATTGATTTAGGGGAAGTCACCACGGTGAGTCATTCCGGATTAATGGCATTAATCTCCGCTAATCAACTGGCTAAAAAAACAGGCCGCCGTTTAAGTTTGTGTAACCTGAAAGGATCAGTGATGTATCTGTTGGAAATTACTGAACTGGATGGGTTACTGGATATTTTATCCGATGACGATGAACCGATGGAGGTTGTGGATAAAATTGTATTTTGA
- a CDS encoding NAD(P)/FAD-dependent oxidoreductase, which yields MVDVKSTTPIHQVVIVGGGFGGLYAAQSLGRAPVQVTLIDKRNFHLFQPLLYQVATGTLSPADIASPLRGVLSKNKNTKVLLEEAVDIDPKQQKLKLVGEEIRYDTLIVATGVSHHYFGNDHWEDKAPGLKTVEDALEMRRRIFMAFEAAEKETDPQKRQAWLTFAIAGGGPTGVELAGAIAELAHNTLKEDFRNIDTTEAKILLLEGMDRILPPYPPELSVKAEKSLHELGVTVQTNSLVTNVTEDAVTVRRKDGEEIIPTRTLLWAAGVKASGMGEILAQRTGVERDRVGRVIVEPDLSLPGYPNIFAIGDLAHFAHQDGKPLPGVAPVAMQEGEYVAKVIQHRFKQKEYPPFHYVDFGSLAVIGRHAAVVDLGFIQFSGFIAWLFWVFVHIYFLIEFDNKLVVMIQWGWNYFTRKRGARLITGEEAKMLIEIDGRGDYHLPELEKETLEV from the coding sequence ATGGTAGATGTAAAATCGACGACACCGATTCATCAGGTTGTGATTGTGGGGGGTGGATTTGGGGGGCTGTATGCTGCCCAGTCCCTGGGTCGTGCTCCTGTCCAAGTCACCCTAATTGATAAACGGAATTTTCATTTATTTCAACCCCTGCTTTATCAAGTGGCAACAGGAACCCTTTCCCCGGCAGATATTGCCTCTCCCTTGCGTGGGGTACTCAGTAAAAATAAGAATACCAAAGTGCTGCTGGAAGAAGCGGTGGATATTGACCCAAAACAGCAGAAATTGAAGTTGGTAGGGGAAGAAATTAGATATGATACGTTAATTGTTGCCACGGGGGTGAGTCATCATTATTTTGGCAATGACCACTGGGAAGACAAAGCGCCGGGGTTAAAAACCGTCGAAGATGCCTTAGAAATGCGGCGGCGAATTTTCATGGCATTTGAAGCGGCAGAAAAGGAAACAGACCCGCAAAAACGTCAAGCTTGGTTAACTTTTGCGATCGCAGGCGGAGGACCGACGGGGGTGGAATTAGCCGGGGCGATCGCAGAATTGGCGCATAATACCTTAAAAGAAGATTTTCGCAATATTGACACCACAGAAGCGAAAATTTTGCTGTTAGAAGGGATGGATAGAATTCTACCGCCCTATCCCCCAGAATTGTCCGTGAAAGCGGAAAAATCTTTACATGAATTAGGGGTGACGGTACAAACCAATAGTTTGGTCACCAATGTCACAGAAGATGCAGTCACCGTCCGACGTAAAGATGGGGAGGAAATCATTCCCACGCGCACGTTATTATGGGCGGCAGGGGTGAAAGCGTCGGGAATGGGTGAAATTTTGGCCCAACGGACGGGAGTTGAACGCGATCGCGTTGGACGAGTGATTGTTGAACCTGATTTAAGTTTACCGGGATATCCGAATATTTTTGCGATCGGGGATTTGGCCCATTTTGCTCATCAAGATGGCAAACCTTTACCCGGGGTTGCGCCGGTTGCCATGCAGGAAGGGGAATATGTCGCCAAGGTGATTCAACACCGCTTCAAACAGAAGGAATATCCGCCCTTTCATTATGTAGATTTTGGCAGTTTAGCGGTGATTGGACGTCATGCAGCGGTTGTGGATTTAGGATTTATTCAATTTTCCGGCTTTATTGCATGGCTATTTTGGGTGTTTGTGCATATCTACTTCTTGATTGAATTTGACAATAAATTAGTGGTGATGATTCAGTGGGGTTGGAACTATTTTACTCGGAAACGAGGGGCGCGATTAATTACCGGAGAAGAGGCCAAAATGTTAATTGAAATTGATGGACGAGGGGACTATCATCTCCCCGAACTGGAAAAAGAAACCCTGGAAGTGTAA
- a CDS encoding urease subunit beta: MIPGEIIVKTGEIELNAGRKTVRLQVANAGDRPIQVGSHYHFFEVNEALSFDRDAARGMHLDIPAGTAVRFEPGDEREVELVPFVGSRQVYGFNGQINGPLDS; the protein is encoded by the coding sequence ATGATTCCCGGAGAAATTATTGTTAAAACTGGAGAAATCGAGTTAAATGCGGGGCGAAAAACCGTCCGGTTGCAAGTCGCTAATGCTGGCGATCGCCCCATTCAAGTTGGCTCACATTATCATTTTTTTGAGGTCAATGAAGCCTTGAGTTTTGACCGAGATGCCGCCCGAGGAATGCACCTAGATATTCCCGCCGGAACTGCGGTGCGGTTTGAACCGGGAGATGAGCGAGAGGTGGAATTAGTTCCCTTTGTCGGCAGTCGTCAGGTGTATGGGTTTAATGGTCAAATTAATGGCCCACTGGACTCCTAA
- the ureA gene encoding urease subunit gamma, with amino-acid sequence MQLSPQEKDKLLIFTAALVAERRKNRGLLLNYPEAVAYISAAILEGARDGRTVADLMSYGATLLTREEVMEGVPEMVAEVQVEATFPDGTKLVTVHNPIR; translated from the coding sequence ATGCAACTTTCTCCCCAAGAAAAAGACAAATTATTGATTTTTACCGCAGCGTTAGTTGCCGAACGCCGTAAAAATCGGGGCTTACTTTTAAATTATCCAGAAGCTGTGGCCTATATTTCTGCTGCTATTTTAGAAGGGGCGAGAGATGGCAGAACCGTTGCCGATTTGATGAGCTATGGTGCAACCTTACTCACCCGGGAGGAAGTGATGGAAGGCGTCCCGGAAATGGTGGCAGAAGTGCAGGTGGAAGCGACGTTTCCTGATGGCACAAAATTGGTTACGGTTCACAATCCGATTCGATAA
- a CDS encoding urease accessory protein UreD has product MSNSQTENQAVQGWHGSLELAYAQSGTATQMVSAKATAPLKMQRPFYPEGEGVCHSVILHTAGGIVGGDSLGQSIHLQENAHALITTAAAAKIYRSLGEVARQTIQIHVDSGAYCEWLPQESIIFNGAIYRQDLRIELAPDARFLLWEINRFGRSARGETFVQGSWRSQTEIWQQGRPLWIDRQHLQGSESAVASNSALAGFPIVATLAWIADPVTPELVQEARSLWEARSSFSQGEAGVTRLTHGLLCRYRGSSTPEVRNWFSEVWQLLRLSFIGRPSCPPRVWPI; this is encoded by the coding sequence GTGAGTAATAGTCAGACTGAAAATCAAGCCGTTCAAGGATGGCATGGCAGCTTAGAATTAGCCTACGCTCAATCGGGAACAGCTACCCAAATGGTATCGGCTAAGGCGACGGCCCCTCTCAAGATGCAGCGACCCTTTTATCCCGAAGGGGAAGGAGTTTGTCATAGTGTAATTTTGCATACCGCTGGGGGAATTGTAGGCGGTGATTCCCTGGGACAATCGATTCATCTCCAGGAAAATGCTCATGCTTTAATTACCACCGCAGCGGCGGCTAAAATTTATCGCAGTCTGGGTGAAGTTGCACGGCAAACTATTCAGATTCATGTCGATTCTGGGGCTTATTGTGAATGGCTTCCCCAGGAAAGTATTATTTTTAATGGGGCAATTTATCGCCAAGATTTACGGATTGAATTAGCACCGGATGCCCGATTTTTGTTGTGGGAAATTAACCGATTTGGACGGAGTGCCCGGGGGGAAACGTTTGTTCAGGGCTCGTGGCGATCGCAGACGGAAATTTGGCAACAGGGTCGTCCCCTGTGGATCGATCGCCAACATCTCCAGGGGAGTGAATCCGCAGTTGCCTCGAACTCCGCTTTAGCCGGTTTCCCCATTGTGGCAACTCTCGCCTGGATTGCGGACCCGGTGACCCCGGAACTGGTCCAAGAAGCGCGATCGCTGTGGGAAGCGCGTTCAAGTTTCTCCCAAGGCGAAGCTGGGGTCACCCGGCTCACTCACGGATTATTATGTCGATATCGTGGATCTTCGACCCCAGAAGTGCGAAACTGGTTTAGTGAAGTTTGGCAACTCCTGCGCCTGAGTTTTATAGGCCGTCCGAGTTGTCCTCCGCGAGTTTGGCCGATTTGA
- the urtE gene encoding urea ABC transporter ATP-binding subunit UrtE, with product MLQVSGLNVYYGESHILRDVDLNVSPGQMVCLIGRNGVGKTTLLKTIMGLLQPRKGQIYLEGQPIIDKSSDRRAKMGIGYVPQGREIIPRLTVKENLILGLEARPTRPKNLEISDEIFELFPVLNKMLHRMGGDLSGGQQQQLAIARALMGNPRLLILDEPTEGIQPSIILEIEAAVRRIIQSKGISVLLVEQHLHFVREADWYYAMQKGGIVASGSTEELSNEVIQRFLAV from the coding sequence ATGCTACAAGTATCCGGGCTAAATGTTTATTATGGAGAAAGTCACATTTTGCGGGATGTGGATTTGAACGTATCCCCGGGACAAATGGTCTGCTTGATTGGACGGAATGGGGTCGGCAAAACCACTCTATTAAAAACGATTATGGGATTACTGCAACCTCGCAAGGGACAAATCTATTTAGAGGGTCAACCCATCATCGATAAATCGAGCGATCGCCGTGCTAAAATGGGCATCGGTTATGTCCCCCAAGGGCGGGAAATTATTCCCCGGTTAACGGTGAAAGAAAATTTAATTTTGGGCTTAGAAGCGCGACCCACTCGGCCTAAAAATCTGGAAATTTCTGATGAAATCTTTGAATTATTTCCGGTTTTAAACAAAATGTTGCATCGGATGGGGGGAGATTTGAGTGGCGGACAACAACAACAACTGGCGATCGCCCGCGCCTTGATGGGAAATCCTCGCTTACTCATCCTCGATGAACCCACGGAAGGCATCCAACCTTCGATTATTTTAGAAATCGAAGCGGCAGTGCGTCGGATTATCCAATCTAAGGGCATTTCGGTCCTGTTAGTCGAACAGCATTTGCATTTTGTCCGAGAAGCCGATTGGTATTATGCCATGCAAAAAGGAGGAATTGTGGCCTCGGGTTCCACTGAAGAACTCAGTAATGAAGTTATTCAACGATTCCTAGCGGTTTAA
- the urtD gene encoding urea ABC transporter ATP-binding protein UrtD, producing the protein MNENILEIENLTVSFDGFNALNNLTFTMNTGELRVIIGPNGAGKTTFLDVITGKVKPTLGKVFFKGRNLRKYSEDSIARFGIGRKFQTPRVYLNLTPRENLEISCNRNKNVFQTLLKPTPASEHNTVKTLLETIGLVAKADIASGLLSHGEKQWLEIGMLLAQSPDLLLVDEPVAGLTDEETALTGELLISLAQSHSIIVIEHDMEFVRQIARKVTVLHEGSVLCEGSIEEVQNDPKVIQVYLGSTEEHEE; encoded by the coding sequence GTGAACGAAAATATCTTAGAAATTGAAAATTTAACCGTTAGTTTTGACGGATTTAATGCCCTCAATAACTTAACATTCACCATGAATACGGGAGAGTTGCGGGTCATTATTGGTCCCAATGGTGCCGGAAAAACTACCTTTTTAGATGTGATTACCGGAAAAGTCAAACCCACCCTAGGGAAAGTTTTCTTTAAAGGACGAAACCTGCGGAAATATTCTGAAGATAGTATTGCTCGGTTTGGCATTGGTCGCAAATTTCAAACTCCACGGGTTTATCTAAATCTCACCCCTCGGGAAAATTTAGAAATTTCCTGCAATCGGAATAAAAATGTATTTCAAACTTTACTGAAACCGACCCCAGCATCGGAGCATAATACGGTCAAAACCTTGCTGGAAACCATTGGTTTAGTCGCTAAAGCAGATATTGCTTCGGGATTACTTTCCCACGGGGAAAAGCAATGGCTAGAAATTGGGATGTTGCTGGCTCAATCTCCCGATTTACTGCTCGTTGATGAACCCGTTGCCGGTTTAACCGATGAAGAAACCGCCCTCACCGGGGAATTACTGATTTCCTTGGCCCAAAGTCATTCCATTATTGTGATTGAACATGATATGGAATTCGTGCGACAAATTGCCCGCAAAGTCACGGTATTGCATGAGGGTTCGGTCCTCTGTGAAGGGAGTATCGAAGAAGTGCAAAATGACCCCAAAGTGATTCAAGTCTATTTGGGAAGTACAGAAGAACATGAAGAATAA
- the urtC gene encoding urea ABC transporter permease subunit UrtC, whose protein sequence is MLQVQGKVNQVAKQKPRLFELSAIGVIALILIAVMPLLLSDFRLDLLHRYLALAIVALGIDLIWGYTGLLSLGHGIFFALGGYAIAMHIKLQIPETASSQLPDFMGLYGVTELPWFWGPFSSFPFTAIAILLIPGILAAFLGYLVFRNRIRGVYFSILTQAATIVFFNFFNGQQKLFNGTNGLTDFQTLLGFPISHPNTQYGFYVLTVILLAGSYLLCRWLTSGRFGRLLIAIRDDESRVRFSGYNPTGYKVLVFAISAALAGLGGALFTLRAGIISPRAMDIAFSIEMVIWVAVGGRATLIGAILGALLVNYGKSFLSEQFPEIWLFFQGALFLIVVLVLPNGIVGWLRTEAGNFFRRITGHPRYMITYPQLAEDPEIQRERETLEP, encoded by the coding sequence TTGCTCCAGGTACAGGGCAAGGTTAATCAGGTTGCGAAGCAGAAACCGCGATTATTTGAACTCTCGGCGATTGGGGTCATTGCTTTAATCTTGATTGCCGTTATGCCTCTGCTCTTGTCTGATTTTCGCTTGGATTTGTTGCATCGGTATTTAGCCTTGGCGATCGTTGCCTTGGGGATTGATTTGATTTGGGGTTATACGGGATTGCTGAGTTTGGGACATGGGATATTTTTTGCCCTTGGGGGATATGCGATCGCCATGCATATCAAATTACAAATTCCTGAAACCGCCAGCAGTCAACTTCCCGATTTTATGGGACTTTATGGAGTAACGGAACTGCCTTGGTTTTGGGGACCCTTTTCCTCCTTTCCCTTCACGGCGATCGCCATCCTGTTAATTCCCGGCATCCTCGCCGCCTTTCTCGGATATCTCGTATTCCGAAATCGCATCCGAGGCGTCTACTTCTCCATTCTTACCCAAGCCGCTACCATCGTCTTTTTTAACTTCTTCAACGGACAACAAAAACTCTTCAACGGCACCAACGGACTCACAGATTTTCAAACCCTCTTAGGATTTCCCATCTCCCACCCAAACACTCAATATGGGTTTTATGTCCTTACCGTCATCCTATTAGCCGGTTCCTATCTCCTTTGTCGCTGGTTAACCTCGGGACGTTTCGGACGTTTACTCATTGCCATTCGCGACGATGAAAGTCGCGTCCGGTTTTCCGGTTACAATCCCACCGGATATAAAGTCTTAGTCTTTGCAATTTCTGCCGCTTTAGCTGGACTCGGAGGCGCACTATTTACCCTCAGAGCAGGTATCATTTCCCCCAGAGCAATGGATATTGCCTTTTCCATTGAAATGGTAATATGGGTTGCAGTCGGCGGTCGAGCCACCTTAATCGGAGCCATCCTCGGAGCCTTATTAGTCAACTACGGCAAAAGTTTCTTAAGTGAACAATTCCCCGAAATTTGGCTGTTTTTTCAAGGCGCACTCTTCCTAATTGTTGTCTTAGTTCTTCCCAATGGCATCGTTGGCTGGTTGCGGACCGAAGCGGGTAATTTCTTTCGCCGGATTACCGGACATCCGCGATATATGATTACCTATCCCCAGTTAGCAGAAGACCCCGAAATTCAACGGGAGCGTGAAACCCTGGAGCCTTAA
- the urtB gene encoding urea ABC transporter permease subunit UrtB — MELFLQSLFNGLSIGSVLLIAALGLAIVFGIMGVINLAHGELMMLGAYTTFVVQNVFRGFGEPWFGFYIIAALPLAFLVAALAGVLLERGVIRYLYGRPLETLLATWGVSLILQQLVRSISWLMCLQIGVFCLLFFGGLWGVKRRPDFERIRNGAIAILLPLSAGITLALGAILGKSAGLALTQPWFGAQGVDVTAPGWLRGGIPIGTFQLPYVRLFIIALTVVCVVGIYLFLLRSPWGLRIRAVTQNRSMSACLGIPTQKVDALTFAIGSGLAGIAGCAISLLGSVGPNTGQNYIVDAFMVVVVGGVGKIIGTVVAALAIGLVNYIIGSGIFISMVSPDSALFNFLTFFATTSMARVMVFVLIILFLQLRPAGLFPQKGRTVDA; from the coding sequence ATGGAACTATTTTTACAAAGCCTATTTAATGGCCTTAGCATTGGATCGGTTTTATTAATTGCGGCATTAGGATTAGCCATTGTCTTTGGCATTATGGGCGTGATTAATCTCGCTCATGGTGAATTGATGATGCTAGGAGCGTACACAACATTTGTTGTCCAAAATGTGTTTAGAGGATTTGGAGAACCCTGGTTTGGGTTCTATATTATTGCTGCACTGCCTTTGGCTTTTTTAGTGGCAGCTTTAGCAGGAGTTCTCCTAGAACGGGGGGTGATTCGCTACCTGTATGGACGACCCTTGGAAACCCTCCTGGCAACCTGGGGCGTGAGCTTGATTTTGCAACAATTGGTCCGGAGTATCAGTTGGCTGATGTGCCTTCAAATAGGGGTGTTTTGTCTGCTATTTTTTGGGGGATTGTGGGGGGTGAAGCGGCGTCCAGATTTTGAGCGGATTCGTAATGGGGCGATCGCCATTTTGCTGCCTCTTTCCGCTGGAATTACCCTGGCACTCGGTGCGATTTTAGGCAAATCTGCTGGACTAGCCCTCACTCAACCCTGGTTTGGCGCACAAGGGGTGGATGTGACGGCACCGGGTTGGTTGCGCGGAGGGATTCCCATTGGCACGTTCCAATTGCCTTATGTCCGGTTATTTATTATTGCCTTAACTGTGGTTTGTGTGGTCGGAATTTACTTATTTTTGTTGCGATCGCCCTGGGGATTGCGAATTCGTGCCGTTACTCAAAATCGCAGCATGAGTGCTTGTCTGGGAATTCCCACCCAAAAAGTAGATGCCTTAACCTTTGCGATCGGTTCCGGATTAGCTGGAATTGCCGGTTGTGCCATTAGTTTGCTCGGTTCCGTTGGACCGAATACGGGCCAAAACTATATTGTGGATGCATTTATGGTGGTGGTTGTCGGGGGAGTCGGCAAAATTATTGGAACCGTTGTTGCAGCACTTGCCATTGGATTGGTGAACTACATTATTGGTTCAGGAATTTTCATTTCAATGGTTTCTCCCGACAGTGCTTTATTTAATTTTTTGACCTTTTTTGCCACTACTAGCATGGCAAGAGTGATGGTATTTGTGCTGATTATTCTGTTCTTACAACTCCGTCCAGCAGGACTGTTTCCTCAGAAAGGACGCACGGTCGATGCCTAG